The Kwoniella dendrophila CBS 6074 chromosome 1, complete sequence genome contains a region encoding:
- a CDS encoding ribosomal protein S16, with translation MPVRIRLARHGYKKNPLYHIVAINSKRPREGKPLETLGIYDPIPRFRKDLKLPSEYNVFLSGEPQQEISGEIIKKEKEIKWNLERINYWLNVGAQPTRSVVKLLERGGVLTTPHKWQHNWSPEPSTTPSSTSTTSSSQQTI, from the exons ATGCCAGTAAGAATCAGATTAGCTAGACATGGATATAAGAAGAATCCATTATATCATATTGTAGCTATAAATTCAAAAAGACCTAGagaaggtaaaccattaGAAACTTTAGGTATATATGATCCAATACCtagatttagaaaagatttaaaatTACCTTCAGAATATAATGTTTTTTTATCAGGTGAACCACAACAAGAAATTTCAGGTGAAAtaattaaaaaagaaaaagaaattaaatgGAATTTAGAAAGAATAAATTATTGGTTAAATGTTGGTGCTCAACCTACTAGATCTGTTGTAAAGTTATTAGAAAGA GGAGGAGTATTAACAACACCACATAAATGGCAGCATAATTGGTCACCTGAACCATCCacaacaccttcttctacctctacAACGTCATCCTCCCAGCAGACGATATAA